The Acidobacteriota bacterium genome contains the following window.
CTGCACGCACCTTCTTGGGCCTCTTATCGGTCCAGGAGACGGGCAGCTTGCCGTAGGTCGGCTGGCTTGGCACCGCGAACACCGAGATAGAGATGGACCTATTGGCAAGTCGGCAGCAAACAGAGTAAGGTGGGAGCGATGAATTCTCGAATCCTCTCTGGAGCGATAGCGTTCTTAGTCTTTTTCATGCCGCTTAGTGCGTCATTCTGTGGGAGTTGCGTTCTTGGTCACTGTCCACTGCCCGAGGTGTCCAAAGGAGCGGATATTGGGGCTTCGCAGGCTCAAAGTCACTGCCAAGAGCCTGAGCCACCGGTATCGACACCAACTTCATGCCATGGGACAGTGCCTGCCTTAGCCGAGGATTGCTGCTCGATCACGAACGGTAGCGAGCCTAAGACCGTTGCAACTCCCGTCGCTCCTGTCCTTTTCGAGATTGCTCTCGATCTGACTCCACTTTCTGAGATTCGAGCCAAGAAAGAGAGCCTCGGAAAGTTCCAACGAGAGCACCCCCCTCGCCAGCCTCCCCAGCCCCTCTACACGCTCCACAGCACCTTGCTGCTTTGATCCTTCTTCAGGCGTAGTGCGTTTCACGCTCCCACTGGGAGCGGCTATGTCTCCTGCTCGAAAGAAAGAGCATGGTTGGGAGCGAAGCCTTCTATAGGTAGCCTCCTACCAGCTCGCGGAGTTGCTGACGCCTGTACATGGCGCGCATCACTGCCACCGGCGGTCGGCGGGATGGTTTCATCCTTCGTTGCGCTGCTGCGCTTCTTCCCATTGATCTGGTCCGTTCGACGGACATCTTCTTCGAACGAAGGCCCCCCTGCTCGCTGACTCGGAGCTTGAGCAAAATACGGCCAACTTGGCAACAACCGATGCCTCACGACCGCGCCCTCAACACTCGGTCGCGAGTCAACTTCATGAAAGGAATGACATCATGGATTCCCTCCTTCACAGCAAAGCTGCCGCCTTGTTTCTACTGATGTCGATGCTCGTCGCATCAGCAACCTTCGCCGCCGATGGCGAATCGACTGCCTTCGACCAGGTGGCCGAACACTACGAGTCCGTTCGCCTGGCGCTCACCAACGACAGTACGGACGGCATTTCGGAGCACGGGAAGAAAATCGCGGCCATCCTCGAAGAGCTTTCGAGCGAGTGGTCTTCTGCAGCGGCGGGCGTCCGAGCCGACATGGCCGAGGATGTCCGCGATCTGCTTCCTGAGCTGAGCGAGGCGGCGACCGCGCTCTCTGCCGCCACGACCCTCGACGCCGCTCGGGATGCCTTCTACGACCTGTCGAAGCCGCTCGTCCGCTGGCGCAAGGCGGCAGTAGGCGACAAGCTCGTCGTTGCCTACTGCCCGATGGCCAAGCGTTCTTGGCTCCAGCCCGAGGGTGAGCTCGGCAATCCCTACTACGGCCAATCGATGCTGCGCTGCGGCGAGGTCGTCGACGCCTGATCGCCGACGCTGAAAGGAGCCCACAATGCTCGACTACCTTATCGACGCCACCGCGTTGCCCAACCTGCATCCCGCGGTGGTGCATTTCCCGATCGCCTGCCTGCCGCTGGCTCTGGCCTTCGACGGCGTGGGCTTGTTCCTTCGCCGGCAACGTTGGCTGGCTCAAGCGGCCACCGCGCTCTACGTCGTCGGAGCGCTCAGCGCCTGGCTAGCCCTCTGGGCCGGTGAACGGGCCGCCGACGGCCTGGTCGGTGTCCCGGCCGCGGTCCAGCCGCGAATCGGCGAGCATAGCGACTGGGCCCACTACGCCTGGTACGCGCTGATCGCGGTCGCCGCGGTTCGCCTGGTCATCGAGTTGCGGTCCGGGCTGAAAGACCATCGCGGCGCAAGACTCGGGGCGCTGCTCCTGGGGCTTGTGGCTCTCGGAGTGCTTGGCAAGGCCGCAGATCTCGGCGGCGCGTTGGTCTACGAGCACGGGCTGGCGGTGAAGCAGGCCGAGCCGGTCGCCTCCGAGATATCGGACGCGGAGGTCGACGACGGAACGCCGTCACCGACCGGCGATTCAGCACGGGATCGGCTCGTCATCGCCGATGACGGCTCGCTCGCCTGGCGCCCCGCGCCGGAAGACAGCGAGGCTCTAGGGGCCGTGTTGGCCGCGGCGCCAGGCTCGGACCTCGGTTCAGTGCGCGCTCAAGAGTCAAATGGCGATGGCTTGCTGTTCACGGTCGACCGCCCGGCGACTTTGCTGCTTCCAGGCACCTTCGGTGACGTCCAGGTCGAGGCCGAGATCGAGCTGCTCGATTTCGAGGGCTCGATCGGCCTGGTGCATCACTATCGAGACGCAGCCGAACGGGGAGCCTTTGCAATCTCGACGGAAGGAGAGGCGATTCTCGACGATCTCCGTCAAGGAGATCGGACCGTGCTCGATCAGCAGGCATTCGAGGCCCCGACTGGCCCCGTCGTGCTGGCTGTCTCAGCCTCGGGCAAGCATCTCAAAGGGCTTGTCGACGGCAAGACCGTGACGCACGGCCACATCGCTCCCGCCCCGGAAGGCTCTTGCGGACTTCTGCTCGCAGGAACCGGCACCCTGCGCCTTCTCCGCATGAGCGTGGAGCCTCTGGAACCGCACTGATTCAGGCAACACATCCGTAACTGCCAGGAGACTCATCCATGCGCAAGATCTGCATATTTTTCATACTCCTCACCAGCACCGCGATCGCCACTGCCCAGGGCCAGACAGCAGAGCAGGACCAGACAACGCCGCCAGCACCGGTCGACGTGGCACGGAGCTATTTTGAGGCCATGGACCGCAAGGATCTCGCGGCTGCCGAGGCCCTTTTCGCCAAGTCGTCGTCGATTTTCGAAACCGGCGGCAACGAAGGTGATTGGCCGCACTACCGCGACCACCACATCGGCGCCGAGCTCGACGCCTTCGTCCGATTCGAGACGAGCTTGGGAGATCCGGAGACCGAAGCCAGTTCCGACGGCACGATGGCCTTCGTCGCCTGGCCCATCGAGTACCGCATCGAATTGAATGACGGGCGCAAGATCGACAGCCGCGGCACCGTCACCTTTGTGCTGGTTCGGGAGCGAGGCACACTTCGAATCCGACACCTGCACTGGTCGTCGAGGAGGAAGTGATCGTGACGCTGATCCCCAGGTCCACCCTCTTCTTCCACTCGGCGAGCTTGACAATCGCTTTTCTACTCACATCCAGCTTGCCCGCTCTTGGCTCCGAAATCCGAGAGTATGAGCTGGCGATCGCCCAGCAAGAGGTCAACGTGACCGGTCGCACCGCGCTGGCGATGACCATCAACGGTGGGATTCCCGGTCCGACGCTCCGCTTCACCGAGGGCGAGACCGCGCGGATCCTCGTGCACAACCGGATGGACGTGGAAACGTCGATTCACTGGCACGGCCTCTTGGTTCCTCCGGGCATGGACGGCGTGCCGAATCTCTCTTTCCCTCCGATCGCGCCCGGGACAACCTTCACCTACGAATTTCCCATTCGCCAGAGCGGCACGTACTGGTACCACTCGCATACCAGCCTGCAAGAGCAGCGCGGCGTCTACGGTTCGATCGTGATCACGCCGCGGGAAGGCGAGGTCGATCCCTCCGATCGCGACCACGTTATCCTGCTCTCGGACTGGACCGACACCGACCCGCACAAGGTGCTCCGAACCCTGCGCCGCGGCAGTGAATGGTACGCCGTCGAGCGTGGCACGGGTCAGAGCATTCTCGGCGCTGCACGAGCTGACAAACTAGGCGACTACTTCTCTCGCGAGCTGCAGCGCATGCCGGCGATGGACATCGCTGACGTTGCCTACGCTCGCTTCTTGGCCAACGGCGAAACCGAGTCGGGCCTCACGGCCAAGGCCGGCGATACCGTCAGGCTGCGGCTAATCGACGGCTCAGCCACGACGTTCTTCCACGTTGAGTTCGCCGGTGGCCCGATGACCGTGATCAGCGCCGACGGCATCGATGTCGAACCGTTCGAGATCGATCGCTTGCTGATCGGCGTCGCCGAGACCTACGACGTCCTGGTGAAAATTCCCGCGACAGGCGCCTACGAGTTACGCGCCACCGCTCATGATGCCTCCGGTTACGCCAGCGTGTGGCTTGGCGAGGGTGAGAAGCAAAGCGCGCCGTCCGTGCCTTATCCCAATCTCTATCAGAACATGGGCGGCTTGAACGCCAAACGCGTTTTCGCCCTGACCCCGGCGGGAACCATGGGCATGCCAGGACCGGAAGTGGAAGCCGGCAAGTTCGATACGCCGGGCATGAATATGGCAGACGGCAGTATGGATCACAGCGCCATGGGCCACGGCAGTATGGACCAGAGCGGCAGCATGGATCACAGCGCCACGGGCCACGGCAGCATGGACCGAGGCGGCGGAATGGACCAGACCAACATGGACCACGGCATGGACCAGGGCGGCGACATCGACCACGGTGGCATCGACCACGGCGAGATGACTCACGGCAGCTCGGACAGAGGTGGCAAGGGCTATGGCAGCTCTTTCGGCTGGCTAACGACCGATCTCTCGGCGCGTGGAGCCATGGTTCCCGACGGCATGAGCCAGGAGCGGCCATGGCCGCCCTACGATCGCTTGCGCGCGAGGGCGAAGACCGCGTTCGATCCCAACAAGCCGGTCCGCGAGATCCGTCTGACGCTGGATGGCGACATGGAGCGCTATGTCTGGTTTCTCAACGGCAAGGCCCTCTCCGAGGACGACGACATCGAAATCAAGGAGGGCGAGATCGCTCGATTCATCATGATCAACCGCACCATGATGCATCACCCCATGCACCTTCACGGTCATTTCTTCCGGGTGGTGAACGGCCAAGGAGACTACGCACCGCTCAAACACACCGTCGACGTCGAGCCCATGTCGACGACCGTCATTGAATTCGATGCCAACGAGGTCGGCGACTGGTTCTTCCACTGCCACTTGCTCTACCACATGAAAAGCGGCATGGCGCGAGTCGTTTCTTATCAGGCCTTTGTGCCTCCGCCGGAGGTCCAAGCCGTAAGACCCGAGCTCTACGAAGAACACTGGTATCAGTGGGGTGAAGCCGAGCTGATGAGCCATATGAGCCTCGGATCGCTCGTCGCCGCCGATACTCGCAACATCTTGACCGCCGAGTGGGAGATCGGCTGGCAGGACGTCGACGGCACCGAGGGAGAGCTCACCCTGACCTGGGACCGCTACATGAATCGATTCCTGAGGGTCTTCATCGGCCTCGATGTCGAGGGCGACGAGGACGATATCGACGACCCCCGCGGTGTCGCCGGCCTGCGCTACCTGCTGCCGTTCAACCTGGAGTCGAGCCTGTGGATCGACAGTGACGGAGAAGCCCGCTTGGGCCTCGAACGAACCTTCCACCTGACACCTCGCCTGGCGCTCATGCTCGAAGCCGAGTACGACACGCTCGAAGACTGGGAGGGGTTCGCACGCGCGTCCTACATGCTCAACCAGCGCATTGACGTGCTGGCCCAATGGCACTCGGACTACGGCTTCGGCACCGGCCTAGCCGTGCGCTTCTGATAACCGCCCTGCCACCGCGAAAGCCATACGACGGGGCACCTTGAAACTCCAACTTCAACCAACGACCTTCATTCAAACCCAATAGACCAGGAGAGAAAAATGGAAAACTCCCACCAAAGCTCGGGTAGCTATCGCCGATTCTTCAT
Protein-coding sequences here:
- a CDS encoding DUF3347 domain-containing protein; amino-acid sequence: MDSLLHSKAAALFLLMSMLVASATFAADGESTAFDQVAEHYESVRLALTNDSTDGISEHGKKIAAILEELSSEWSSAAAGVRADMAEDVRDLLPELSEAATALSAATTLDAARDAFYDLSKPLVRWRKAAVGDKLVVAYCPMAKRSWLQPEGELGNPYYGQSMLRCGEVVDA
- a CDS encoding multicopper oxidase domain-containing protein, which produces MTLIPRSTLFFHSASLTIAFLLTSSLPALGSEIREYELAIAQQEVNVTGRTALAMTINGGIPGPTLRFTEGETARILVHNRMDVETSIHWHGLLVPPGMDGVPNLSFPPIAPGTTFTYEFPIRQSGTYWYHSHTSLQEQRGVYGSIVITPREGEVDPSDRDHVILLSDWTDTDPHKVLRTLRRGSEWYAVERGTGQSILGAARADKLGDYFSRELQRMPAMDIADVAYARFLANGETESGLTAKAGDTVRLRLIDGSATTFFHVEFAGGPMTVISADGIDVEPFEIDRLLIGVAETYDVLVKIPATGAYELRATAHDASGYASVWLGEGEKQSAPSVPYPNLYQNMGGLNAKRVFALTPAGTMGMPGPEVEAGKFDTPGMNMADGSMDHSAMGHGSMDQSGSMDHSATGHGSMDRGGGMDQTNMDHGMDQGGDIDHGGIDHGEMTHGSSDRGGKGYGSSFGWLTTDLSARGAMVPDGMSQERPWPPYDRLRARAKTAFDPNKPVREIRLTLDGDMERYVWFLNGKALSEDDDIEIKEGEIARFIMINRTMMHHPMHLHGHFFRVVNGQGDYAPLKHTVDVEPMSTTVIEFDANEVGDWFFHCHLLYHMKSGMARVVSYQAFVPPPEVQAVRPELYEEHWYQWGEAELMSHMSLGSLVAADTRNILTAEWEIGWQDVDGTEGELTLTWDRYMNRFLRVFIGLDVEGDEDDIDDPRGVAGLRYLLPFNLESSLWIDSDGEARLGLERTFHLTPRLALMLEAEYDTLEDWEGFARASYMLNQRIDVLAQWHSDYGFGTGLAVRF
- a CDS encoding DUF2231 domain-containing protein encodes the protein MLDYLIDATALPNLHPAVVHFPIACLPLALAFDGVGLFLRRQRWLAQAATALYVVGALSAWLALWAGERAADGLVGVPAAVQPRIGEHSDWAHYAWYALIAVAAVRLVIELRSGLKDHRGARLGALLLGLVALGVLGKAADLGGALVYEHGLAVKQAEPVASEISDAEVDDGTPSPTGDSARDRLVIADDGSLAWRPAPEDSEALGAVLAAAPGSDLGSVRAQESNGDGLLFTVDRPATLLLPGTFGDVQVEAEIELLDFEGSIGLVHHYRDAAERGAFAISTEGEAILDDLRQGDRTVLDQQAFEAPTGPVVLAVSASGKHLKGLVDGKTVTHGHIAPAPEGSCGLLLAGTGTLRLLRMSVEPLEPH
- a CDS encoding nuclear transport factor 2 family protein, with the protein product MRKICIFFILLTSTAIATAQGQTAEQDQTTPPAPVDVARSYFEAMDRKDLAAAEALFAKSSSIFETGGNEGDWPHYRDHHIGAELDAFVRFETSLGDPETEASSDGTMAFVAWPIEYRIELNDGRKIDSRGTVTFVLVRERGTLRIRHLHWSSRRK